The following DNA comes from Bacillus sp. 2205SS5-2.
ATCATTCCCAAATAAATGTTACGAAAATTGGAGATAAACTCGAAACTGAACTGGAAGGCTTAGGGATAGGAACTATCACAGATAAGAGTGACATCGTTGCTCGCTTGAATCAAAAGGGAATTGAATATTTTAACGCGTATGAAGAATCAAGACAGGTTGTCCAAGCTTCCGTCACAGAACATAGGGATTTACTCTATCTAATAGATATTCACCGTGATGCTCAAAGAAAAGGGGTTACAACCACAACCATAGGTGGACAACCCTTTGCTAAATTAGCCTTTGTTGTTGGGGCAGAGCATCCGAATTATGAAGAGAATCTAAAGGTTGCGACGGCGTTACACAATCTGTTAGAAAAACACTATCCAGGATTATCGCGCGGAATCATTGAAAAGAAAGGTGCAGGAACTAACGGGAAATTTAATCAAGATTTATCTGAAAAAGCAATGCTGATTGAATTTGGTGGAGTGGATAATACGTTTGAAGAATTAAATCGTTCTGCAGAAGCTTTTGCAAAAAGCTTTGCTGAATATTACTGGCAGGCGGAAAAAGTATCTGCACCTTCTAGCGAGTAATTAGACCATTACAAGGGACGACTGATCCTGAAAAGGGTGTGATGAAAGTGACAACATTTTTTGGGAAATGCCTTCTGCTCCTTTTGACCCTGTTTCTCGGTGTACTAATTGGGATGCAAACAGCTTCTACTGGGATGACTGATATGAAGGGGGAAGTAGCAGTTGATCCACTAAGCCAGCTTTCACAACAGGAAGAATTCTCCTATTCCAATGAAACAATTGCTGAAAAACAAGAGAAGCTACAGCGTATGAAATCGTATAATATTTTTTCTTCTGTAGGAAAAGTATTGGCAAACACGGTATCAAGTGTGGTTGAAGGTTTGATTCATTTCTTCTCATCGTTTCTGTAGCTATAAGTCATCCCGTTTGTCAGGTTGGGCAACGGGATATTTGTTTTTACCGATTTTCGTATGGAGATGTTGGCTTAATTTGGGGAATAATGTGTTAACACGATCTACTTTTACTTAAATTTACTGGATGAAGGTCATGAGGGTGCTAGTTGCCTTTTGGTGATCAGCTGCAGTGGCTTGAGACTCGGGCATTTGTCAGCCCACTACGTGAAGCAGGCTTCACTACGTGTTCTGCCAGATGCCTGCCGTCTCAGGGCAGCCTCTTTCGCTTTTAGTTGTATCTTGTGTTTTGTGCTGATATAATTCAAAATAGTGTACATGTGTCGATTAACAGGAGTGAACTGAAATGAACCGTGAAGAAAACTTAAAAAGACAGAAGAATATTAGAAATTTCTCAATTATTGCCCATATCGATCATGGGAAATCTACGTTAGCAGATCGAATCTTAGAAAAAACAAATGCTCTTACGTCTCGTGAAATGAAAGCACAATTACTAGATTCCATGGATCTTGAACGTGAAAGAGGAATTACGATTAAGTTAAACGCTGTTCAATTAACGTACAAAGCAAAGGATGGGGAAGATTATACTTTCCACTTAATTGATACCCCTGGTCATGTGGA
Coding sequences within:
- a CDS encoding DUF3679 domain-containing protein; the encoded protein is MTTFFGKCLLLLLTLFLGVLIGMQTASTGMTDMKGEVAVDPLSQLSQQEEFSYSNETIAEKQEKLQRMKSYNIFSSVGKVLANTVSSVVEGLIHFFSSFL